The following DNA comes from Rosa rugosa chromosome 5, drRosRugo1.1, whole genome shotgun sequence.
ACCATCTTGGCTGCCAGCCCCTCTCTTGCAACTTCCTCGCCTGCATCATGGCATTAGAAATAGATGCTCTTATTActagtgaaagaaaatgaaggaaTTTATAACCATGTAAATTGCATAACTAGAGATGTGACATGACTTTGGCTGCACTTTCAGTCAATTCCCAATTATATAGGATCTATAGGTGAATGATCAAATTGATCcagaagaaagaaataaaagaaaataagggGGGATACCTGTCTCTGTAGCTGTTCAAGTCTTAGTTTTTCTGCATTTGCCAATTCATATTCACCATTTTCTAAATGTCTTTGATCTGGCCTCAGCCTCGAGTCTGTTGGAGGCAATTTCTCCAATAGTCCAGGTGTTAACTCATTCAGGGATATTGCGAAGGAAGAGAAATTATATCTTGTCTTGGTAACGTAGTTTTCCCTTTCCCAGAGCAGCACAGCCTCTGTCATTGGATCATAACCCTTTGGTTTTGTAGTTGGATCTCCTAGAACATAGTACATTGCCTCATCCCACTTCCCCATCAACATTGCTACTTTCTCTCCAGTTCGATTGTCTTGAACAAATCCATGAACCTAGAATTTCATGAATAAGGTCAGATGTCAGTTTATTAACAGCAATGGCTGAAATGAAGTTGGCACCATTGTAATTACTAGTAACTACCTCGCAATACAACTCATTTGAAATACAGTACAAAAAGTAGCACATGGTAGAATTTCCCTACTACAGTGAAATTAAATGGACTTCCATGTATTTAAAAAATTTACTCAGACCCCCAAACATCCAGTAGTATTTCTTTAATTCCATTCTGTGCAAACACATGCAGTGTAAACTAAAAGTAGAGCGAATGCCCTGCAATGATCACAGAAATGGCCAGAGAAAATGGGTTCCATTTGGTTCCCAGCGAGTTGCTTAATCATGGTAAACTGATTTTAGTCCTTAGGTAAAAACAATCTAAATCATCACATTGATTGTTCGAGAAAGTAGTCTAATATATTCCACAGAGAATTAAATAAGCCAAATTGGACTTATGCACACAGTTCTTAAAACACTGGGGATGTTGAAATTAACCTCGCTGTAATTCAGACAGTGCTAAGATGTAATTGTAGTTACTCAAATATATTTCTTCCTAAATGGACCAGAAAATAAGACACATGCTATACACCGACGTGGAAAAAACTCTATTAGGACAGATGAAATCTGTGATGATATTTTGCCATCATCCTTCCATTAACAACCACAAAACTAACCTGATGTGGGTTTCGGTCTATGATAGACTGCTCCTTGAATTTTAGCTTacatgagtaatttccactTCCCTTGATGCGCATGGTGCCATAATGGTCGCAGTAAATTTTCCCTAGTATGATATTGTATATGGAAGTAGTGACCTTGCTCCACTGAAATGTTTCCCCATCCTCAAACTGCAAGTTAAGCAGACCCACAGGATCAAGCTGTATAGAACGCCCCCAAAACTTGCCTTTAAGGTTGGAGTCAGCCCAAAATTTCCAATTTCTTCCTTGACAGTGACAGGCAACAATCATTGGGTGGTGACTCACCTGAGTGCAAGCTCTGCTTGTTAGACAGCAATCGGTGTTTTATTAAACTTTTGACATTTGGCTGTGATGCTTCAAATGCAATGAGCCGAAGCTtccaaacaacaaaaacaaagaggaGGCTACTTTTATCTTCTTAAATTATTTCTTCTTAATGGACAGATAACCGTTTGTAAGGATATGCTACTAGACAATATTTAAAACTGTCAGCATGCACTACCTTTTCAGAAAAGAAACGAAGTCCTTTATCCGGGTAATCAGCCTCATAGGTCTCCCCCAGGAGAGGATTGAAGGGTTTGCACTGCCGACCTTCTGTTGATGCATAACCAGATACAGCAAAAGCTGCAACGTGGAGAATTCTCATCAAGTCGTTCCCCTGCAATGAATGAAATCCAACGAATTCATAAAATTCCATCAAAGTGGACTTTTTTTTgtcttgttcttttcttttcagttaTTCTCATCTCTCTTAACCTTGTTTCTTTAACCTCATTGAACATGTTttagctgaggcttccatttgAATACTATGCATCTCACTccaccctaaaccctaaaccccaacCCCAAAACACAACAGAAAGAAATTATATGAATGCAGACAATCTAGATGATGCATATGGGAAAAATAGATCTGCAGATCCAAAATTAGCGAAGAAAACAAATCTGTTCAGCAAATTCTCTGTCTTGCAATATATAATGCATAGAACTGAAGGTTCCAGAAATAATTAGTTTCTAAATCTTAAGCCCAGCATTAATATCCGCTCACTGTATAACTTAACCAGACGAGTATTCCTTTAAAACTGCTTTGCAACAATAAAAACAACAGCTGGAAACCTAACCTGCTTTCCCCATTCCAATGCTCGATCTACCAAGTAGGAATACTCCAGATCTTCAAAGCACTTTTGCAATGAAGAGAGTGGTTCATTAAAATAAACAGGAAGACAAACTCCAGATAAGTCCTTTCCAATATTGTCCTTGATAATTGACCACAAGCCAATAGGCTTATCTTTCTCCTTTGGTTCTGGCAAATTATCCCTCCTTTTCACAGATGGATATTTAACTGTCATGATCTCCTGAACTGCATGCAATCGATCAGAAAAGAGAGAATCTCCACCACCGTTTCCCAAACCATCCCTACTCCGATAGGAAGCACTTCTTAAAGCATCTGAAGACCAAAAAGATACATATCAAATATGTTCCATCAATCAATCAGA
Coding sequences within:
- the LOC133712837 gene encoding oxysterol-binding protein-related protein 1D isoform X3, which translates into the protein MLLEVSELQNKLKALQSKHVMLLDTLRQLETEKIELETTVVDETKERESYCSQGNRRHSDFYSVMSEGSGSDSDAENESQDGGDVETDEDEGTYFDTYDILSSDALRSASYRSREDALRSASYRSREDALRSASYRSRDGLGNGGGDSLFSDRLHAVQEIMTVKYPSVKRRDNLPEPKEKDKPIGLWSIIKDNIGKDLSGVCLPVYFNEPLSSLQKCFEDLEYSYLVDRALEWGKQGNDLMRILHVAAFAVSGYASTEGRQCKPFNPLLGETYEADYPDKGLRFFSEKVSHHPMIVACHCQGRNWKFWADSNLKGKFWGRSIQLDPVGLLNLQFEDGETFQWSKVTTSIYNIILGKIYCDHYGTMRIKGSGNYSCKLKFKEQSIIDRNPHQVHGFVQDNRTGEKVAMLMGKWDEAMYYVLGDPTTKPKGYDPMTEAVLLWERENYVTKTRYNFSSFAISLNELTPGLLEKLPPTDSRLRPDQRHLENGEYELANAEKLRLEQLQRQARKLQERGWQPRWFQRDQDGCYNYTGGYWETREKNNWDGIPDIFCQSSDTPSSSVEE